CTGGAACTAAAATAAACTGTGTTGTTAAACAGCCCTATCCTGTTTGTCTATTTTATTACAGAATAAAATAGTGAAGCTAAACATGAGTTAAACTCTTCCCTTTGCAAGCCTCTTTCAAACATGaggtgaaaaaaaaacttaatctTGTTGGTACAGACTTATCAATTTGATCTGAGCAACATCACCAGGTGCACAAAATGTGCCATGAACTAAGGTCTGGAACAAATGACCAAAGTTTGGTCCAACCTAATGAGGTTGTCTTcggccagaacaactgaaccatgGTTAAGTTCATCTGCAGTGTGAAAACACTGAGATGTTTTAAGCTTTTGGACTAATCAGATGAAGTTGAGACATGATATTGTAATGCATTCAATAACAGCAGAAGAAAAAGAACTGTGTTGTGCCGTTATCACCCACATCCACATACCACCCCCCCTTTTTTAGGAACAGAAATAAAAGTAATTAGAGGGGATTGCACTACCCTGAATCTGCTGCAGGATAGGCCTACAGTTGGATTCAGTACAACACCTGGAAAGATAACACTGCTCAACTGCTAACATTCTACATGTCAATCGGTGTTGAGTACAGAGTGACTCTGCTCACCTAGGTGATGATGGCAGGATGTAGTAAAATTGTTTAGTGCGCTCAGTCACTAAACTGCAGTGTGAAATGAAAAGTAACTGGACTAAATACAGTATACAATGTCACAAACAAATAACTGTGGTTTGAACTTCAGACTTGTGTCCAATCTTATTCAAAAAGACTGGTGTGGCTGCAGGTTTGAAACAACGTGCAGCACACTGGGTTTCATGTATAATCAATAAGTCACTCTTCAAACAACTGATTACCTGAGCTTGTGACTGGCTGGAATGAAAATCTGCAGTCACACTGGCCTTTTGCAGACAAGATTGGACAACCCTGATCTAAGGGAAAGTTGTGTTAAACTAGTCCAAATCCAGTGTGTGTGCTATTTATGGAAGCCATAAAGGCAGCCTCAAAGTCTGTGTAGGACTTAAAATGAACTGGCAGCTTCAAAGTTTCAAAGCATGTGGTGGATGTAGGAAAGGATCCTCTGGACAGCTCCACTTTGAGTTCACATGGCAGCACCTCCCACCCCACCCAGAACTTTAGCAGCTCGGCCAGTTTCCTTGGTGAAGCTAAAAGTCAATGAACACAGAATAttagaataaggattttttcatCAGAAACAACTGTACTGCAAACATTCCATTCCATTGTTTGCATACATATGTATGCATTTTCTGTAAAACTGCATACTGTACCTGTGATAAGGACAACAGAGTAGTATTAACACAACCGTACCTGTTTCGATGAACAGGCGCAGAAAACCAGTAATGCGACATGTGGTCTCAACATCaaattcatcatcatcatcactgtccTCAACAGGCCAATTTATTTTGTCAAGGAGCATCTGAGGGGTGAAAACATTCAACAATGTTAATTAGTTGCATAAATGCACATTTACATAGATCATGGGACATATAGATTTGCATATTTTTACACAGGAAATTCTCCCAGTTGGTTACAAAACATACCGATTACAAGGTTTACAGATGACGAAAAATACTCGTGTGAACACAATCATGATACAAAACTGAGGAAAAATAAATCACCTGGGGAGTGTAGAGCGTTTCACCTGTTCTGGGGAAAACCAGCGAGACAACGTCGGGTCTAGATATCAGGAAGGGCCATACCATCACATCTTTCAGACCCTTCCTTAGCTGCTTTATTTGACGCTTGGTCCTTCCAATGACCTAAATGATATAGCCAACACAAATGAGAACTTTCTACCAGGAGAGGCACGGATAGAAATTGTCAAATTTAACTGTGTTAAATCATGTTTAAAATGCTCAGTTTTTTAAAGTGATTTGGTGACAATTTGGTGTTTATATGTAATAGCTTGCCAATTTCCACCTCTCAACACTGAACATAAAAACAGTAATTTCACTGAAAAAAATATGTCTCTAACTTACAGCATGGACCAATAGTTTGTTCTGTAGCCATCTCCTATttgtttttgtgactgctggAAGATCCCACGACATGGATAGATCTGAGACAGTGTCCTGTTGCTCCTGAGTAAGTTCTTCAGTTTCAAGCTAAAATTTAGATTATTATATAAAAGTTATTACACTAAGACACAATTTTAAAAAGTACATGACAATTTTCAGAAATATTGGATATGCTTATGTGCTGTCTTCACTTATGGGCCTGATTCTCCCAAAGAACATAAGACAGTGAATCacctctacatgaccaaaccacGTATTGTGTATTTCCAAGGACTGTCTAACAGTACTGTATTTTACTatagattaaaatgtaacatcacacacacacaccctttgaaCACAGTTCTTAAATAACATTACACTTAGGCATATATCTTGTGAACAAGCCCAGTAATCTATCCTACAAAATGTTTAAGAACAAATTAATAACGGCATTGATGATTATTATAGATATTAATAAAGTAAAACAAAGTGATTACTAATCAGCACAGAGCTCTTTCATTAACCCTTCTTCATTCTGAAGTTGTGCACCATAGGCATGCCACTGACCCAAGGAAATACTAAGTGTAAATAGCACCCAATATGTGTCATATTTTGAATCCATAAAAATGCACTATGAAATGCAGAAACCAAAACCAAAAACCTTTACGCTTAACCCTTGTATGGTGTTCATTTTGTatcaaatgaaaaaaatacacttaattatttttaaatctcaGACTCATTGGCCTTGGCTAATTTTCTATGAAGAACATGTTGTATATCAAAACGCATTTTCAATGAACAAAATGTGAATGTGAACTCAGTGTTTGCGGGTCCACCAAACCCACAAACACTGAGTAACAAAAATATCAGCACCACACAAGGGTTAAAACAGGCAATTTCATGTACCATTTCTATTATGCTCCTGATGTGCAAATCGGGACAGTCTTCTGTGACAATTGTTGCCATTTCTGGGTCTCCATTGAACAACACATGGATTATAGCTGGACTTAATCCTGTCACACATGGGCCATCATGCAAGAAGGAATGACCCAACATCCTTCCAGCAACCTGGAAGAGATTGCTCTCAATAAG
The genomic region above belongs to Brachyhypopomus gauderio isolate BG-103 chromosome 3, BGAUD_0.2, whole genome shotgun sequence and contains:
- the LOC143509998 gene encoding uncharacterized protein LOC143509998 — translated: MLGHSFLHDGPCVTGLSPAIIHVLFNGDPEMATIVTEDCPDLHIRSIIEMLETEELTQEQQDTVSDLSMSWDLPAVTKTNRRWLQNKLLVHAVIGRTKRQIKQLRKGLKDVMVWPFLISRPDVVSLVFPRTGETLYTPQMLLDKINWPVEDSDDDDEFDVETTCRITGFLRLFIETASPRKLAELLKFWVGWEVLPCELKVELSRGSFPTSTTCFETLKLPVHFKSYTDFEAAFMASINSTHTGFGLV